A single window of Mycosarcoma maydis chromosome 1, whole genome shotgun sequence DNA harbors:
- a CDS encoding uncharacterized protein (related to nuclear pore complex protein Nup160), producing the protein MPLPYTPYKLASASLAPSASFAGSHNRDEDAIAVPTPQHTGLEDEPEPINVAHHHAVDARLYFPSYSSTDLDGGFALARVVAGGRELQLLWSNLKESTSAAGPSSKVLTKQHSFSASLSPKLASEPARTFLFPAPLLPGLGMFVDPSSNRLYVIAATTTGFLYRLEFSAPHLFHQAKLASNWSSEYRIQHIASSESVITASLRGAANAAQLYVVDSGLALVTCADGTIIKLSRSASGSKDNNDGAWKETVLRPTSFLSGVSRFFGRSNAISESESSPSFALSLDVYPGEVGNTMAFAASRDRKLRVWNLLTDSCIRTIDLPLQMDSPVSNETRLVIATDESSSATEGSDTLAYFSSVSRPFVKVFAPSRDDRDGHALYVLVYVPASPPSGNFFSLYGVELEDSKGSSGGLGEVTLLWQKRCDAETRGRNVELRDVVFTPQGEHGDGWVMWALWDGGVGPVLKYAKVGVEAANADESSISIRSMAEDLSKDDWRTVSSERIYRPLHGEDFEATLEATKEVVDAADIFLDRVLEPGRFSEATLRLALSTYKEVPMSSNHPPSTLFASLRDEVASVVASNCQLENDPRTGGPMYEKLYASRVREWMRFVGLAEQIETAARWPIGLSLPASSFDGSRVSSEANVPLVISRDTIALPVNEDEASVIERLQRNLFATVNRSRSDNVLATNSASEERALLIHAANSQPTHILPTLGQTSATVAEVLTLVESASDLAACFTAPELEAFAAGLQNLLSEPLTISVKEALADVWINNFAALGGEEASEIVARTAYDLGASLDSTLTDMAVLLSETTSTVDGLAAAASSISSTDLGSAMTADALNQTLASRHRLAVLFMLLLTALAAQDKMADLVENESRQIGAALSIFQSLGSSLQLARTDAAVQIAWSGGDVAESDSIVAKLNQMSVAGRKSREPHHFAAPTLLHHCVRDGLLTGGANPSYGGSSLSLSVKSTVLKSLWSLGLTDVRECLTAEAKPLLPYLNDRHTSVAFAVLVQGYPLAAETLLANFPESPAGEYVRARALVQLQRLDDAGSSFEKVVSALELASSSKSRAVSGLFELLPSSVALAEGEQRVAAYYRHVALFFEPLEAIEHVIRFCQASIDAVGTYANERPAKIALGDAEAEIFSTAGPKEVWFKMFRCQLALDDFEAAYATVMATPYEGVRKDCLRNLVSVMCEEGHIQPLLHFTFPGLQSEVERTLSFKARNSDPLSVPNFYSVLYSYHLFRGDLKSAGAVMYQHAERLNELHRPGASGSDDPLERFMVVAVEQAQSYLASINALTMLKHENAWFAHAADPEGPQTANGSESLFEPSSSIRAGAVAGKQTSSLTRYIPASAYSHQVREIRVVSVDDVRREYTLALARLELVKRYPDLAYSTTVLRPSDAVLLFVNSDSFDSAFDMAWSLGVDMTPIFSALTVKAVALSRAKLERDALKRKSSTNSNDDEQDIHPEIAQLMEADEDLSEPEAVFLTLSEKSASWQGSASERAWRYLRYHLEMYDSAEDGRYYRVVLSRVSLLDHAVTPNWLTEWFTRTHNSDVLLRIWIDRQLIIEASEFAIKWLQDATASAPRLTRANEQYISNHIIDRLLVNLDGEQGTIVPSKQAEASKVKTELQQARKKYMDALASRSRTLKRQAEQDAFRQEKRREQQSGDALVRSADGLHAF; encoded by the coding sequence ATGCCACTGCCATACACGCCCTACAAGCTAGCGTCAGCATCACTGGCCCCATCTGCATCTTTCGCCGGCAGCCACAATCGGGACGAGGATGCTATAGCTGTGCCTACTCCACAACATACGGGTCTGGAAGACGAGCCCGAGCCGATCAATGTCGCTCATCACCATGCCGTAGATGCTCGCCTATACTTTCCTTCGTACTCCAGCACTGACCTCGACGGTGGTTTCGCCTTGGCGCGCGTTGTCGCAGGAGGCCGTGAACTGCAATTGCTTTGGTCGAACCTCAAAGAATCAACATCTGCAGCAGGGCCGTCCTCGAAGGTGCTCACAAAGCAGCATTCTTTTTCAGCCTCGCTTAGCCCAAAGCTCGCCTCTGAACCAGCGCGGACGTTCCTCTTCCCGGCCCCTCTACTTCCTGGCTTAGGCATGTTCGTCGACCCGTCTTCTAATCGCCTCTATGTGATCGCAGCTACCACGACAGGCTTTCTATATCGACTCGAATTCTCTGCCCCCCATCTCTTCCATCAAGCAAAACTGGCTTCTAATTGGTCGTCCGAATACCGCATTCAGCACATTGCCTCTTCCGAGTCCGTCATTACTGCGTCGCTGCGTGGAGCGGCGaacgctgctcagctttATGTGGTTGATTCTGGTCTTGCTCTCGTAACCTGCGCCGATGGCACCATCATCAAGCTTAGCCGCTCCGCCTCTGGCTCAAAGGACAACAACGATGGTGCTTGGAAGGAGACAGTGCTGCGGCCGACTTCGTTTCTCTCTGGCGTCTCTCGTTTCTTCGGCAGATCCAACGCTATCTCAGAGTCTGAGTCCTCTCCAAGCTTTGCGCTATCCCTCGATGTCTACCCAGGTGAGGTGGGCAACACGATGGCATTTGCAGCTAGCCGTGACCGCAAGCTTCGAGTGTGGAACCTCTTGACCGATTCGTGCATCCGCACCATCGACCTTCCACTGCAGATGGACTCACCAGTATCCAACGAAACCCGATTGGTAATAGCAACCGACGAAAGCAGCTCGGCCACTGAGGGATCTGATACACTGGCCTATTTTAGCTCGGTGTCTCGTCCGTTTGTCAAGGTGTTCGCACCCAGTCGCGACGACAGAGATGGACACGCTCTCTATGTCCTTGTTTACGTGCCGGCTTCCCCACCCTCCGGCAACTTTTTCTCATTGTACGGTGTTGAACTTGAAGACTCGAAGGGATCCTCTGGAGGACTTGGCGAAGTCACTCTTCTGTGGCAGAAACGctgcgatgccgagacTCGCGGCCGCAACGTCGAGTTGCGCGATGTTGTCTTTACTCCGCAAGGCGAGCATGGAGACGGATGGGTCATGTGGGCGCTTTGGGATGGTGGCGTCGGTCCAGTTCTCAAATACGCAAAAgtcggcgtcgaggctgctAATGCTGATGAAAGCAGCATCAGTATCCGATCGATGGCTGAAGACTTGTCTAAGGACGACTGGCGTACTGTCTCCTCGGAACGCATTTACAGGCCGCTACATGGTGAAGACTTTGAGGCGACACTCGAAGCGACAAAAGAAGTGGTTGACGCCGCCGACATTTTTCTCGATCGCGTTCTCGAGCCCGGTCGCTTCTCTGAGGCTACCCTACGTCTCGCTCTTTCGACCTACAAGGAAGTTCCAATGTCATCGAATCATCCACCCTCGACCTTGTTCGCAAGCCTCCGCGACGAGGTCGCATCTGTAGTTGCCAGCAATTGTCAGCTCGAAAACGATCCGCGCACTGGTGGACCAATGTACGAGAAGCTGTACGCTTCGCGCGTGCGCGAATGGATGCGCTTTGTCGGACTTGCAGAGCAGATTGAGACGGCTGCGCGCTGGCCAATTGGCTTGTCACTCCCAGCGTCCAGCTTCGATGGCTCGAGGGTATCTAGCGAAGCGAATGTGCCTCTGGTGATTAGCCGAGACACGATCGCGCTTCCAGTCaatgaggacgaggcaaGCGTCATCGAGCGTTTGCAGCGAAACCTCTTTGCTACTGTGAACAGATCGCGCTCAGACAATGTTCTGGCCACCAACTCGGCCAGCGAGGAGCGCGCGCTCCTCATTCATGCAGCAAATTCACAACCGACTCACATTCTACCCACGCTTGGTCAAACGTCCGCCACTGTCGCCGAGGTCCTGACGTTGGTCGAATCTGCCTCCGACCTCGCCGCCTGCTTCACTGCTCCTGAATTGGAAGCATTTGCTGCTGGCCTTCAGAACCTGCTATCGGAGCCACTCACCATCTCCGTCAAGGAAGCCCTCGCCGACGTGTGGATCAACAATTTCGCCGCACTCGGCGGcgaagaggcgagcgagatcgtCGCACGCACCGCATATGACCTCGGTGCCAGCCTTGACAGTACCTTGACAGATATGGCCGTCTTACTCAGCGAGACCACCAGCACTGTTGATggccttgctgctgcagcatctTCTATTTCCTCGACCGACCTTGGCTCTGCTATGACGGCAGACGCGCTCAACCAGACTCTTGCTTCGCGCCATCGCCTCGCTGTGCTCTtcatgctgctgctcactGCCCTGGCTGCGCAAGACAAGATGGCGGACCTGGTGGAGAACGAGAGCAGGCAAATCGGTGCGGCACTCAGCATCTTCCAGTCTTTGGGCTCTAGCTTGCAGCTGGCGCGCACCGATGCTGCCGTCCAGATAGCTTGGAGCGGAGGTGATGTGGCGGAAAGCGATTCGATTGTTGCAAAGCTCAACCAGATGTCGGTCGCTGGACgcaagagtcgtgagccACATCATTTCGCCGcaccaacgctgctgcatcaTTGCGTGCGCGATGGACTGCTGACGGGCGGTGCAAATCCGTCTTATGGCGGTTCCTCATTGAGCCTGTCTGTCAAGTCGACCGTACTTAAAAGCCTTTGGTCGCTCGGCCTCACGGATGTACGCGAATGTCTGACTGCTGAAGCGAAGCCTCTGCTTCCCTACCTCAATGATCGGCACACCTCAGTCGCGTTTGCTGTGTTGGTTCAAGGCTATCCGTTGGCAGCCGAGACTCTTCTTGCGAACTTCCCAGAGTCGCCAGCCGGAGAATATGTGCGTGCTCGTGCCCTCGTCCAACTACAGAGGCTTGATGACGCCGGCTCATCCTTCGAAAAGGTGGTTAGCGCACTTGAACTTGCGAGCAGTTCCAAAAGTCGCGCCGTGAGTGGgcttttcgagctgcttccTTCCTCCGTTGCCCTTGCAGAAGGAGAACAGCGCGTTGCGGCCTACTATCGCCACGTGGCACTCTTCTTCGAGCCGCTTGAGGCAATTGAGCACGTCATTCGATTCTGCCAGGCAAGTATTGATGCTGTCGGCACGTACGCCAACGAACGACCGGCCAAAATAGCCTTGGGCGacgcagaagcagagaTATTCAGCACGGCCGGGCCCAAGGAAGTGTGGTTCAAGATGTTCCGCTGCCAGCTGGCGCTCGACGATTTTGAGGCTGCGTATGCTACGGTCATGGCAACACCGTACGAAGGCGTGCGCAAGGACTGCCTCCGGAACCTGGTCAGTGTGATGTGCGAGGAAGGCCACATCCAGCCTTTGCTGCACTTCACCTTCCCTGGTTTGCAAAGCGAGGTGGAGAGGACGCTGTCGTTCAAAGCACGCAACTCGGACCCTCTGTCAGTGCCTAATTTCTACTCAGTGCTTTACTCATACCATCTCTTCCGTGGAGATCTCAAGTCAGCCGGAGCTGTCATGTATCAGCATGCCGAGCGGCTGAacgagctgcatcgacCCGGAGCATCTGGCAGTGACGACCCACTGGAGCGCTTCATGGTTGTAGCGGTTGAGCAGGCACAGAGTTATCTGGCCTCGATCAACGCGCTGACTATGCTCAAGCACGAGAATGCATGGTTTGCgcatgctgctgatccCGAAGGACCGCAGACAGCTAACGGCAGTGAGTCGCTGTTTGAGCCGTCGTCATCCATtcgagctggtgctgtAGCGGGGAAGCAGACGAGCAGTCTTACACGATACATTCCAGCCTCTGCCTACAGCCATCAAGTGCGTGAGATCCGTGTCGTCTCGGTGGACGATGTGCGTCGAGAATACAcgctggctttggcgcgactcgagctggtcAAACGATACCCAGACCTCGCCTACTCTACTACGGTGCTTCGACCTTCGGATGCCGTCCTGCTGTTCGTGAACAGCGACTCGTTCGATTCGGCATTCGACATGGCTTGGAGTTTGGGTGTCGATATGACGCCGATTTTTTCGGCTCTCACCGTCAAGGCGGTTGCGCTGTCGCGAGCAAAGCTTGAGCGCGATGCGTTGAagcgcaagagcagcacgaACTCAAATGACGATGAGCAGGACATTCATCCCGAAATCGCCCAACTCATGGAAGCAGACGAAGACCTTTCAGAACCGGAAGCCGTTTTCCTGACTCTCTCGGAGAAATCAGCGAGCTGGCAAGGTTCGGCATCGGAACGTGCCTGGCGGTACCTGCGCTACCACCTCGAGATGTATGATTCGGCGGAAGATGGCAGGTACTACCGAGTAGTTCTGTCTCGGGTGTCGTTGCTGGATCATGCAGTGACACCAAACTGGTTGACCGAGTGGTTTACACGTACGCACAACAGcgacgtgctgctgcgcatctGGATTGATCGCCAGCTGATTATCGAAGCAAGCGAATTCGCGATCAAGTGGTTGCAGGACGCTACTGCCTCAGCTCCTCGTTTGACGCGCGCCAACGAGCAGTACATTTCAAATCACATCATCGATCGACTGCTGGTGAATTTGGATGGAGAGCAAGGAACCATCGTACCGTCGAAACAAGCTGAGGCGTCTAAGGTCAAGACTGAGCTGCAACAGGCGAGAAAGAAGTACATGGATGCGCTCGCGTCTAGATCAAGGACACTGAAGAGGCAGGCGGAACAGGATGCTTTTAGGCAGGAGAAGCGTCGCGAACAGCAAAGTGGTGATGCGTTGGTTCGGTCCGCTGATGGCTTACACGCCTTTTGA